GAAGGCAACTCTGTCACCTGCCGAGAAAGTACACAACCTGCGTGAAGCTGGTAAAATTATCACTGACAAAGAGATTCTGCATAAACTCTTTGATGATATTGCACCCCGGTTTGCAACGAGGCCCGGTGGTTACACGCGCATTCTGCGTGTAGGCCAGCGTATTTCAGACGCATCAGAAATGGCAGTTCTGCAGCTCGTCGAGCGCAAAGAGCTGGCACAGCTGAAAGACGACCGGTCAAAGGTTCGTGCGGCGAGAAAGGCAAAGTCGACCAAGAAGCCCGCTGAAAAGAAAGCGGCCGAGCCAAAAGAAAAGAAAGCAAAAAAGAAGTAATCCGGAGTTTCCAGTGAACCGGTAAAACGCGCCCCCGTGGCGCGTTTTTTTATGCCCGCGGGCAAACAGCATTCTGGTTGAAGCGGCATATCGAAAAACAGCACTCTCCCAAAGGTTAACCGTAACAAGCATGGCAGTAAAAACTATCAACGATATCAGAAAATCATTTCTCGAATATTTTGAATCACGCAGTCACCTGCGCCAACCAAGTGCCTCGCTTTTGCCGGCTCAAGACCCAACGCTGCTTTTTACAACTGCGGGCATGGTCCCTTTTAAAGAGTATTTTTCCGGGGCGAGTGCTCCCCCCGCGCCCCGGCTCGCGTCAGTGCAGAAGTGCCTGAGAACCACAGATCTCGAATCGGTGGGCAAAACAAAGAGACACCTTTCCTTTTTCGAGATGCTGGGCAATTTCAGTTTCGGCAACTACTTCAAAAAAGAGGCCATCGAATTTGCCTGGGAATATTCGACGCAGTTCTTGCCTTTCGAAAAAGAAAGAATCTGGATTAGTATTTTCGAAAACGATGATGAGGCATTTGAGATCTGGAACAAGCATATCGGCGTGCCCGCTGAGCGCATCGTGAGGCTCGGGCGCGCAGACAACTTTTGGGGGCCTGCCGGCGAAAGCGGCGCATGCGGCCCGTGCAGCGAACTCTATCTCGACAGAGGCGAAGAATTCGGTACAGACGAGCAGAACCGCGCACCCGGCGGCTCGGGTGATCGCTTCATGGAGTTCTGGAATCTTGTTTTTAACCAGTTTGATTTTCAGAAGGGCGATTATCTGCCGCTAAAACAGACGGGCATCGACACCGGGGCGGGTCTTGAGCGCCTCGCGACGCTCGTGCAGGGTGTTGATTCTGTCTTCGATACCGACGAGCTGATGCGCCTGAGGCAAAAGGCAGGCGAAGTTTTTGCCGCCGAATATACGGGCGCTAACGTGATACCGCTCAGGGTCTTGACCGATCACATACGCACATTGACCTTCGCGATGTCAGATGGTATATTCCCCTCGAATGAGTCGCGCGGTTATGTTTTACGCCGCGTGCTGAGGCGCGCGATGCTGTTCGGGCGCAAATTGGGGCAGCGCGAACCGCTTCTCTACAAACTTTGCGACACAGTGCGCGACATTTACGGCGGCTTCTACACCGAGCTGCAGCAAAATACTGCTTTCATCGCAGATTACATTAAGCAAGAAGAAACGCGATTCTTGTCGACGCTTGATTCGGGGGCCGAGCGGCTCGAGCAATTGCTCGCCCAGAGCAAATCGGTAGGCAAAAAGCAGCTCGAAGGCCGTGACGTATTTCAACTCTACGATACATTCGGATTTCCCCTGGAAATGACGGTTGAACTCGCTGAACTTGAAGGTCTCGCCGTCGACACCGAAGGGTTTTCGGCTGAGATGGAGAAACAGCGTGAACGAGGCAGGGCGGCATGGAAAGGCGCTCTTGAACTGCCCATTGCGCGTGAAATCAAGACCGAATTCACCGGTTATACGAATCTTGAGGCAAACGCCGAAATCGTGACCATCTTAAACGGTGATCGGGCGGTGAATGCAGTCGCTGAAAGTGACAATAAGTCTGCGCCGGTCTTTGTCGTGACGAGATCGACCCCCTTTTACGCGGAGGGTGGTGGCCAGCTCGGCGACAATGGATTCATCAAATCATCCTCAGGTGCTGCGCGTATCGTCGATTGCCGTAAACAGCACGACGCATATGTTCACTTGCTGGCTGACATCGAAGGCACTATCAGCGTGGGAGAAAGCGTGCAGCTCAGTGTCGAGCGCGCGCGCCGTGAGGCGCTGCAGCGCCACCATAGCGCGACGCACTTATTGAATGCTGAACTCAGAAAGGCACTCGGTAACCATGTGAAACAGAGTGGCTCGCTGGTACACCCTGATTACCTGCGTTTTGATTTTGCGCACCCGAAGGCTCTCTCGGCCGAAGAACTGGTGCGCGTCGAAACTGCGGTAAACGACGCAATTGCGGCCAACGCAGAGGTTGCAACGGCAGTTTTGCCGAAATCAGAGGCTGAAAAACGCGGTGCGGTCATGACGTTTGGTGAAAAGTACGGGGATGTTGTGCGTGTTGTTGAGATGGGCGGCTTTTCGAGTGAATTCTGCGGCGGTACGCACGTCGCACGCACCGGCGATATCGCCGGTTTTTTGATACAGAAAGAGTCAAGCCCAGGCGCCGGCAACCGCCGCATCGAAGCCGTCGCGGGCGAGGCTGCGGTGAAAACGCTGCGGCAAAAAATTGCTGAAATTGAAGAGCTGCTGACTGCCGCAGGCCCTGCAGACGCGGGTAAATTCTCTTCACGGTTGCAGGCGCTCGACACAGCGAAGGTAACAGCAGGTTCGATATCCTCACTATGGCGATCTGCGCTTGCCCTGGCGGCCGACGTGCAGCAACACCTGAGCGAGTTGCGTAAGCAGCGCAAAAAGCAAGAGGTGGCAAGTTCGGGAGCCGAATCGGGAGCCATAGCCGAAGCTGTTGTTGCATCCCTACAGACAGCGCCGGGTGGTCTGCGTTTTGCCCTGTATGATGCAGCGGGCCAAACGGTGGGTGACTTGAAGGCGCTGGCTGACAAAGTGCGTGAACGCGATGCAGATGCCCTGTATCTGCTTTTCTCATCAGCAGGCGATGAATCGGTCTTTGTGATCGCGGCTTCGCAGGCCTATGCCGCGGCTAGGCAGCTGCAGCTGAATGCCCTACTCAAGGCGGCACCCGCAAAATTAGGCCTTAGCGGTGGCGGTAAACCAGAAATGATTCAGGGCAAAATGCGCTCAACCGCGGCGCAGGTTACAGAGTATTTTACCGGGAAGGCATAACATGGTCGTCGGTGTGGGCATCGATATTTGCGAGAATGACCGCATTTCAGAAATGCTCGGCAAATATAAAGAACGCTTTCTGAACCGTGTTTTTACACCCGAAGAAGTTTCTTATTGCCTCAAGAAGAAAGATCCGATACCTCACCTGGCGGCGCGCTTTGCGGTGAAAGAGGCTTTTATCAAAGCTCTCGGTATGCGCCGAGACCTGACAATTTCGTACCGCGACGTAGGCCTCAAGGGCAGCGAGGGCAAAAAAGACATTCATGTGACGGGTAAACTCGCCGAGATGCTCGAGACAAAGACTGTGAGCAGCGTGCATTTCAGCATCTCGCATGCGCGCGATTATTCAAACGCCTGCGTCATTCTTGAACGGGGATAATGGCGCCGCCGATTGAACCGCACCTCAATCTCGAAAAAGACGACCGCGAACTGCAGGTTCGCCCGGCACGGCTCACCGACTTTGTCGGCCAGCGCGACATCGCAGAAAATCTATCTGCCTACCTTAAGGCCGCGCTGGTGCGCCGCGAACCGCTTGACCATGTTCTGCTTTCGGGGCCGCCGGGGCTCGGCAAGACCACGCTTGCGCGCATCATCGCCAATGAGGCTGGGGCGCGCTTTTCGCAGATAACGGCGCCCAATATCAAGCGGCCCGGTGATCTTGCGAAAATTCTGAGCGCGCTAGGCGAGAACGATGTGCTCTTCATCGACGAGATTCACAGATTGCCCGCGCCTGCCGAAGAACTCCTTTATGGCGCAATGGAAGACCGCACGATCGACATCGCTGTCGGCGACGGTACGCTCGCCAATTCGGTGCAGATTACCCTGCCTCCGTTTACGCTCGTGGGGGCGACGACAAGACCCGGTGACCTGACGGCGCCGCTGCGCGATCGTTTTGGTATTCGCTTTCATCTTGAATTCTATCAAGATGAGGATATCATAACTATTCTCTCGCGCGCGGCCGACATCTGGAAAATCAGCATGACGGCAGAGTCGCGCGCTTCGGTGAGCCGCAGGGCGCGCAGTACGCCCCGTATCGCATTGCACCTTCTGCGCCGCGTCTGGGATTACGCGCTTGCCGAGAGCGGTGACCTGAGTCACGAAATCGATCGCGGCGCAGCTGAATTCGCGTTTGGCAAAATGCAGATCGATGCAGAAGGTATGACGCGCCTCGACAGGCAGCTTATGCTGAGCATAGCGAACCACTACCAGGGTGGGCCCGTCGGTCTCAAACCCCTGTCAGCGATTCTGGCCGAAGATCTTACCACGCTAGAAGATTACGTTGAACCGTATCTCGTGCGCCGGGGATTTATACGCCGCACACCGCGCGGCAGAATGCTTACCCCTGAGGCTTATAAACACCTCGGCCTCAGTGGCGGGCCGCAGGGCCTGTTCGAACCCTGATTGCCATCGCGGCGCGATTGCAGGTTCTGCCCTCAGGCAGGTTCGTGTGAAATTAGCGCTGAACATAATACTCTGTGCGGTTTTAATTTCGCGCTCGGCGCACGCAGCTGAGCTTAACCCGGGTTATACCGGCGATACGACCGGCATTCAGCAAAGCGATGAATCTAAGTTTCGCCGCGGCGAGGTGATCTTTTTTATTTCGTATCCTTTTACTTTCCTGGGCTCGCTCGCTGTTTACAGCATAGCGGGGTCTGGCATGAGCAGCCTTGACTCGGGCATTGGCCAGTTTTCGCCCTCTGGTGCGGGCTTTTTCGGGCTTGTGGCTGCGACCGCTGCCTTCTTCAGTTTTGGCATTGCGATGAACGACTACCAGGCGATTCAGGCAGACACGCGAACGCAAAACGGCGCGGTTACCGAATATCTCTCGTTCACCACCCGATTTTGAGGGTCTCGGGCGCTGGGTGGCGCTAAGCGTGCTTATTCGGGTTCAGCACGCCGCGCGAGGCTGAAGAAAAAGAGCGAGCTCAGCGCGCCCATGATGACGAGCGCTGAAATGCCGCCAAAGACCGGTAGATTCCATTGCACGGGTATCAGGTCATCGCGTACGAGCAGTACAGCTGCGGCGCACAGGCAGATGATGCCCATTGTGCTGAAATGGTTGCTGCGCTCGCGCGTTTCACGTTCGGGAGGCCGGGTAATTTCTACCTGAAATTTTCCCGAAGAGATCATGCCGATGGTCTTCAGCAACTGATCGGGAATTTTCTCCGCATATTCGAGGTAGTCGGGCAGCGCGCGCAGAATCGACTTTCCATAACGCGCAAGCGACATCTGTTCTGCAAAGATTTTTTCCATCATCGGGCGTGAGACTTTAGCGAGATCCATTTTCGGATCAAGTATCGCACCGACGGCTTCGATTGTAATGATACATTTCGACGATAGCACAAGATCGCCGTGAAAGTACAGGCGGTGTTTCGCACCGATATTCATCGTGTCGAAAATGAGTCGGCCCAGCGAATATTCTTTGAAGCCTGCACCTGACCAGCGTTTGATCTGTTCAGCGAGTTCAAGCCTGAAACCGGCAACATCGGCGCGGCGCCCGGGTTCTGTCAGCTTGACGAGATAGCTTGTGGCGTGGTCAAATTCGCGAATCACCATGAAGTAATAGTAGAGAAACATATTGTTACGCGTCTCAGGCGTGAACGACCCGATCATGCCCAGGTCAATCAGGCAGATTTTGTTGCGGTCGACGATGAACATGTTTCCGGGGTGCGGGTCGCCATGAAAGAAGCCGTCGATGTAAAGCATCTTCAGTACAGCCTGCGCTCCGCGCGCTGCAAGTTTAGGGCCGTTGATGCCCAGGCGCTTGAGTTTTTCACGATCGTCTGGCTTGATGCCGTCGACGAACTCCATCGTGAGAACACGGCGCGAGGTATAGTCCCAGTAGATTTTGGGGAACATGATGTCGTCCCACTCGGCAAAATTCTCGCGAAACATGTCGGCGTGTTTACCCTCTTGCGCGAAATCGAGCTCGCGCATTGTATACTTGGCAAACTCTTCGACGAAGTGCACGGGGCGGTAGTCGCGTATCTTCGGTATGCGCTCCATAATGAATGCGAGCCGGCGCATGACGTTGATGTCGTCGCTGATGAGGCGGGTGATGCCCGGTCGCTGCACCTTGACGACGACCTTTTGTCCTGAGCGCAGCTTGGCGATGTGCGCCTGCGCGAGTGAGGCCGATGCAACCGGCACTTCGCTGAACTCAGCAAAAATATGCCGAATCGGCATGTTAAACTCTGCCTCTATAACTCCTTTTGCTTCTGAATAGGGTATGGGCGGCACCTGACTCTGCAACTTTCTCAGTTCAACAGTGATGCGCTCGGGCAGCATGTCGTCGCGCAGCGAAAGTATCTGCCCGAGCTTCACATAAGTCGGGCCAAGGCGTTCAAGAGTACGTCTGAACTGCA
The sequence above is a segment of the Turneriella parva DSM 21527 genome. Coding sequences within it:
- the rplQ gene encoding 50S ribosomal protein L17, which translates into the protein MIKGNKVKHLNKKVGHRQAMLGNLVQSLFYHENITTTVAKAKVARQIAEKLITRARENQKATLSPAEKVHNLREAGKIITDKEILHKLFDDIAPRFATRPGGYTRILRVGQRISDASEMAVLQLVERKELAQLKDDRSKVRAARKAKSTKKPAEKKAAEPKEKKAKKK
- the alaS gene encoding alanine--tRNA ligase, with the protein product MAVKTINDIRKSFLEYFESRSHLRQPSASLLPAQDPTLLFTTAGMVPFKEYFSGASAPPAPRLASVQKCLRTTDLESVGKTKRHLSFFEMLGNFSFGNYFKKEAIEFAWEYSTQFLPFEKERIWISIFENDDEAFEIWNKHIGVPAERIVRLGRADNFWGPAGESGACGPCSELYLDRGEEFGTDEQNRAPGGSGDRFMEFWNLVFNQFDFQKGDYLPLKQTGIDTGAGLERLATLVQGVDSVFDTDELMRLRQKAGEVFAAEYTGANVIPLRVLTDHIRTLTFAMSDGIFPSNESRGYVLRRVLRRAMLFGRKLGQREPLLYKLCDTVRDIYGGFYTELQQNTAFIADYIKQEETRFLSTLDSGAERLEQLLAQSKSVGKKQLEGRDVFQLYDTFGFPLEMTVELAELEGLAVDTEGFSAEMEKQRERGRAAWKGALELPIAREIKTEFTGYTNLEANAEIVTILNGDRAVNAVAESDNKSAPVFVVTRSTPFYAEGGGQLGDNGFIKSSSGAARIVDCRKQHDAYVHLLADIEGTISVGESVQLSVERARREALQRHHSATHLLNAELRKALGNHVKQSGSLVHPDYLRFDFAHPKALSAEELVRVETAVNDAIAANAEVATAVLPKSEAEKRGAVMTFGEKYGDVVRVVEMGGFSSEFCGGTHVARTGDIAGFLIQKESSPGAGNRRIEAVAGEAAVKTLRQKIAEIEELLTAAGPADAGKFSSRLQALDTAKVTAGSISSLWRSALALAADVQQHLSELRKQRKKQEVASSGAESGAIAEAVVASLQTAPGGLRFALYDAAGQTVGDLKALADKVRERDADALYLLFSSAGDESVFVIAASQAYAAARQLQLNALLKAAPAKLGLSGGGKPEMIQGKMRSTAAQVTEYFTGKA
- the acpS gene encoding holo-ACP synthase, producing the protein MVVGVGIDICENDRISEMLGKYKERFLNRVFTPEEVSYCLKKKDPIPHLAARFAVKEAFIKALGMRRDLTISYRDVGLKGSEGKKDIHVTGKLAEMLETKTVSSVHFSISHARDYSNACVILERG
- the ruvB gene encoding Holliday junction branch migration DNA helicase RuvB → MAPPIEPHLNLEKDDRELQVRPARLTDFVGQRDIAENLSAYLKAALVRREPLDHVLLSGPPGLGKTTLARIIANEAGARFSQITAPNIKRPGDLAKILSALGENDVLFIDEIHRLPAPAEELLYGAMEDRTIDIAVGDGTLANSVQITLPPFTLVGATTRPGDLTAPLRDRFGIRFHLEFYQDEDIITILSRAADIWKISMTAESRASVSRRARSTPRIALHLLRRVWDYALAESGDLSHEIDRGAAEFAFGKMQIDAEGMTRLDRQLMLSIANHYQGGPVGLKPLSAILAEDLTTLEDYVEPYLVRRGFIRRTPRGRMLTPEAYKHLGLSGGPQGLFEP
- a CDS encoding ABC1 kinase family protein encodes the protein MRRAYYEIRRMLAVNSIVIDLLIDVFISYLYRPRGLRPRSFSRRFVAGFVRRIFRRPKNFARFPVQFRRTLERLGPTYVKLGQILSLRDDMLPERITVELRKLQSQVPPIPYSEAKGVIEAEFNMPIRHIFAEFSEVPVASASLAQAHIAKLRSGQKVVVKVQRPGITRLISDDINVMRRLAFIMERIPKIRDYRPVHFVEEFAKYTMRELDFAQEGKHADMFRENFAEWDDIMFPKIYWDYTSRRVLTMEFVDGIKPDDREKLKRLGINGPKLAARGAQAVLKMLYIDGFFHGDPHPGNMFIVDRNKICLIDLGMIGSFTPETRNNMFLYYYFMVIREFDHATSYLVKLTEPGRRADVAGFRLELAEQIKRWSGAGFKEYSLGRLIFDTMNIGAKHRLYFHGDLVLSSKCIITIEAVGAILDPKMDLAKVSRPMMEKIFAEQMSLARYGKSILRALPDYLEYAEKIPDQLLKTIGMISSGKFQVEITRPPERETRERSNHFSTMGIICLCAAAVLLVRDDLIPVQWNLPVFGGISALVIMGALSSLFFFSLARRAEPE